From the genome of Leishmania panamensis strain MHOM/PA/94/PSC-1 chromosome 4 sequence:
ATGTCGCCCTCTTCGGTGACGTCGCCAAAATCCTCGCCtaaggagggaaagaaggagggcTGGGAAAGCACCGTCGACTGCAGTccgagcggcgccgccagcaTCACGGTGCCGTCCGCTGCCGTGACGACGTTCGCTGTTGTTGCCCTGCTGGCAGTGTTCTGCTGTGCCGCGGAGGACGCAGAGGGGCCCACTGTCCCAGCCACATAGCCGGTGGCGTTGGCGTCTTGCATTGTCGCCTGCCTGGGGAGGGGCGTGTGGGGTGCGCGACGAGGTCTGCGAGGGCGATGACAGTGGTTGGTGATGGGttgggtggggagggagggataAAGGGGGGTACTCGGTCGCTTCTGGGTCCCTGATGTTATATGTACAGGTgcagggcagagagggggggggagagaagaggcaaagaggaaCGGTGGAGTTGATGGAgagactgcggcagcgagagTTGCAGCGAGCTCGCAGGCGTGCATGCGCACTGtctgcctcccctcctccccctcacacccacagacacataTGCACGCCTGCCCTTCTCCAtgagtttttttttgcgcttTTTACCTCGACTTCCGAACCTCCGCGCTCTCTGCATCCCTCGTGCTGCCATCATCCACACGGACaccgagagggaggagggaaacgccaacaccaccaccaggaGAGAAACACGCGCAGAGCGATAGGCAGGTGCCACCGTGTacctctcaccaccaccaccgcctccctcttaCAGTGGCACACAAGGAAAGGTCCACACCGACGTCGTGTGAGCACACACGCCGGCCGCCTGGGAGGCGGTGgggtggtgtgtggtgtggtgtggtgcgTGGGGAAAGACACtaccctcaccctctctcttgcgcacATGCGTCAAATTCCATCTTCATCCCCGTTTGCTCGTCACGCCTTCACCAGTCACTTTCGTCGTCGCtagaggagctgctggccagctgcggcggtggtggcagtcgTTGCACCGCTGAATTCACCAACCGACCTCGCACAGTAGGATTGGCACGCGGAGACGTCGAAGAGGATAACGAGTCGGGGCTATCCGCCTGCTTCCCGTGAGCAGCGGTGTTCTTGTTGCTGAAACCGCTGTcactgccggtgctgcttgAGTCGTCGCCATGCAGGACCCTGCGGCGCTCGCCTAGCATAGAGGTGAGGGCACTGACTGCGGGTTTCTGTGAGgatggtagtggtggtggtgggggtgggggaggaggaacacGTTGCACCGGGGGTGAGACTACCGGACGACCGCCATCTGGCTTCACACCAACAGGCAGTTGCGACAaggtcggcggcggcggcggtggcgccatcTTGACCTGCGTCACTGGCGGGGGTGGACGACTTCCGACAGCAGACCTCAGCTCCGCTGAAAAgttcggcggcggtggtggtggcaggcgCTGAGGTGCGCCCCCACCGCTCCCTAACGGAAACATTGGCGGGTTCGCCTTGCCttgcagcaacgccgcctgtgggagcggtggcggtggtggtgccgtaGTGGAGCGCGTCACCcctggtggcggtggtggtgcctgcagtagaggcgcaggaggcagagtggacggcgcggcggccgtggGTTGGGTGCTGGTCTCGCAAGTCTGCTGTTGCTTGGGCCTTGCTCGACCGCTTTCACGTCCTCGGTGTCTGGCACTGGTCACTCCCTCAGCAGTGTCATCACTCCCCTCTGACAcagtgccgtcgtcgccgaggGTGTGGCGACGATGAGCCCgtctctgtcgctgctgctggctaGGGGCTATGGTCTCGAGGTCGCGCGGGTCTCGACGTGACGTACGGCGTTGCCACCGGGGGCTGCTGTCGTCCTCGTGTTCTTCGACACCTTCGTCCACGTCGTCTTCGGAGCCGGTGCTACCGCCAATGAGAGGCTTCtgatcaccgccgccgtggtcCCAGCGGCGCACTGTGGCcagatgctgcagcggcaggttTCGCGGCATGTCCCGCAACAGCGCCCGcgatgacgctgccgccgcgtcgccgccagGCACGAAGGCGTACTGCTGTGCCTGCAGCGGTGTAGTGAAGTCAAGCTCGATTTCCACcatgctggcgctgtgcagcCACGCCGTCGTCGTACGTCTCGCGGGGCTGTACGCGTCGCTGTGAAGGAGAGCGCCGTGCTGCACCGACGCAATCGCGCTACCGACATTgctactgcagctgctgtttgCTGCCGCCAGATGCCGGTAAGCCATCTGGTGTGCCGGGAAGCTTACAAGGGCACTGAGTGTGCGAGGCATCTCGCCCGCGTTATGCATGGTCTGCCCGTTTCGCATGACCGGTAGAGAGCGAGGTTGCCAGGCaagggcagaggaggaggaagctgGCAGCGATGAGGCTGCGTTCGTCAACATGCTCCGCTCATTCACGTGCCCAGTAGTTGCCTCGCCGCGGCCCCCGTTCCCCACTAACACGGCGTTACTGTCCTCACCTTCCAAGAGAACCGTCTCCAGTGGCATCGACTCTGCCAGTCGCATGGCGGCGACGGGATTCACGGGCGGAAGAGGTCTGCTGAAATCACTGACGCTGTCGCCACGCCGCACTAAAACGTGGTGTGCTgtagcggtggcgcgctCGGGGGCGG
Proteins encoded in this window:
- a CDS encoding hypothetical protein (TriTrypDB/GeneDB-style sysID: LpmP.04.0700); protein product: MATLAAAVVATSEVMDSGNSDDAQTSSSLNSRSSSVDSARAVAAARAYDTAAIAIIPGLVVPLTSASSQGGCAALASAVASLQALADTVGIVLDRLDRAAASQQRRLNAVQGRICTCAGFVDRLRGRRTATLLESKPRYPQPVPLKSRGGGRAKAAKSKWDAQGNANDAAAAAAAILSGVPSALSTAHSHRFLRPRRSSPLPPVAPSSCSESSTDDSGDDASQQPHPPSYQAPMRTVPAVPALTAPERATATAHHVLVRRGDSVSDFSRPLPPVNPVAAMRLAESMPLETVLLEGEDSNAVLVGNGGRGEATTGHVNERSMLTNAASSLPASSSSALAWQPRSLPVMRNGQTMHNAGEMPRTLSALVSFPAHQMAYRHLAAANSSCSSNVGSAIASVQHGALLHSDAYSPARRTTTAWLHSASMVEIELDFTTPLQAQQYAFVPGGDAAAASSRALLRDMPRNLPLQHLATVRRWDHGGGDQKPLIGGSTGSEDDVDEGVEEHEDDSSPRWQRRTSRRDPRDLETIAPSQQQRQRRAHRRHTLGDDGTVSEGSDDTAEGVTSARHRGRESGRARPKQQQTCETSTQPTAAAPSTLPPAPLLQAPPPPPGVTRSTTAPPPPPLPQAALLQGKANPPMFPLGSGGGAPQRLPPPPPPNFSAELRSAVGSRPPPPVTQVKMAPPPPPPTLSQLPVGVKPDGGRPVVSPPVQRVPPPPPPPPPLPSSQKPAVSALTSMLGERRRVLHGDDSSSTGSDSGFSNKNTAAHGKQADSPDSLSSSTSPRANPTVRGRLVNSAVQRLPPPPQLASSSSSDDESDW